One genomic segment of Musa acuminata AAA Group cultivar baxijiao chromosome BXJ3-3, Cavendish_Baxijiao_AAA, whole genome shotgun sequence includes these proteins:
- the LOC103979995 gene encoding transcription initiation factor TFIID subunit 10, whose amino-acid sequence MNSSSSSSMGGEGRHDDDSGLTEFLSSLMDYTPTIPDELVEHYLGKSGFHCPDLRLTRLVSVATQKFMLEVANDALQHCKARQAAPVKDKSKQPKDKRLVLAMEDLSKSLQEYGVNLKHQEYFADNPSTGMDPTSREE is encoded by the exons ATGAACTCCTCGTCGTCGTCTTCGATGGGAGGCGAGGGCAGACATGACGACGACTCCGGCCTCACCGAGTTCCTCTCCTCCCTCATGGACTACACCCCCACG ATACCGGACGAGCTTGTGGAGCATTACCTTGGCAAGAGCGGCTTCCACTGCCCTGACTTGCGGCT AACCAGGCTGGTATCTGTCGCAACGCAAAAGTTTATGTTGGAGGTTGCAAATGATGCTCTTCA GCATTGCAAGGCCAGGCAAGCAGCGCCAGTTAAGGATAAGAGCAAGCAGCCAAAG GATAAGAGGCTTGTCTTAGCAATGGAGGATCTTTCAAAATCCCTCCAAGAG TATGGAGTGAACTTGAAACACCAAGAATACTTCGCCGACAACCCTTCGACCGGAATGGACCCTACATCAAGGGAGGAATAG
- the LOC103979997 gene encoding zinc finger protein CO3 produces MLKVEESSGWAAPRTCESCRSAPCTVYCRADAAALCAACDASIHSANLLARRHHRVPLLPDLAGGGLVVRPGLSAAYHVGVPSGAGEKDGDEEAAAWLLFDAVKGGSEGAGGLSFAEEADEFLDLVEYDSSENECGSDQQQLLQEAQQFSHGKSEERDHLVPNEQHQHSLQMEFDASNGFNYSSSLSHRVSFSSMDASVVPDTSIGAPKGTMDLFSGHHPLQVQPQLNLMDREARVLRYREKRKTRRFEKTIRYASRKAYAETRPRIKGRFAKKSDVELEVDQMFSTAVVLANSRFGVVPSF; encoded by the exons ATGCTGAAGGTGGAGGAGAGCTCGGGTTGGGCGGCGCCGCGGACCTGCGAGTCGTGCCGGTCTGCGCCGTGCACGGTGTACTGCCGCGCCGACGCCGCGGCGCTGTGCGCCGCCTGCGACGCAAGCATCCACTCCGCCAACCTGCTCGCGCGCCGCCACCACCGCGTCCCCCTCCTCCCCGACCTGGCCGGCGGCGGCCTCGTCGTCAGGCCCGGTCTCAGCGCTGCCTACCACGTCGGCGTCCCGTCGGGCGCGGGCGAGAAGGACGGCGACGAGGAGGCTGCCGCCTGGCTGCTGTTTGATGCTGTGAAGGGCGGCAGCGAGGGCGCCGGGGGGCTGTCGTTCGCCGAGGAGGCCGACGAGTTTTTGGACCTTGTCGAGTACGATTCCAGTGAGAATGAGTGTGGTAGCGatcagcagcagctgctgcaggAGGCGCAGCAGTTCAGCCATGGGAAGAGCGAGGAGAGGGACCATTTGGTGCCAAATGAGCAGCATCAGCATAGCTTGCAGATGGAGTTTGATGCCTCCAATGGATTCAACTACTCTTCTTCCCTCAGCCACAGA GTTTCTTTCTCATCCATGGATGCAAGTGTCGTACCGGACACTTCCATCGGAGCGCCCAAAGGAACCATGGATCTCTTCTCGGGCCACCATCCTCTTCAAGTTCAACCACAGCTCAATCTCATGGACAGAGAAGCCAGAGTGCTTAGATacagggagaagaggaagacgaggaggTTTGAGAAGACCATAAGGTATGCATCGAGAAAGGCGTATGCTGAAACGAGGCCACGAATCAAAGGCCGGTTTGCGAAGAAGTCCGATGTAGAGCTCGAAGTGGATCAGATGTTCTCCACCGCTGTTGTGTTAGCTAATTCAAGGTTTGGTGTCGTCCCATCGTTTTAA
- the LOC135633786 gene encoding protein NSP-INTERACTING KINASE 1-like isoform X2 encodes MGCSVERVSSSMGTKKGRAVLHWVVFFWTLGFASALLSPKGVNFEVQALMDIKASLKDPHGVLGNWDRDSVDPCSWSMVSCSPENLVIGLETPSQNMSGTLSPSIGNLTNLEFVLLQNNYISGSIPPEIGKLSKLHKLDLSSNHFHGEIPASLGHLKGLQYLRLNNNSLSGAFPLALASITELTFLDLSFNNFSGPIPRFSARTFSIVGNPLICPTGSEQECFNTVPVPVPVSFNINNTHDQHNEGLCLGNLKRFHFRELQIATNNFSSKNILGKGGFGNVYKGKLQDGTLVAVKRLKDGNAAGGEIQFQTEVEMISLAVHRNLLKLWGYCMTATERLLVYPYMSNGSVASRLKAKPTLDWSTRKRIALGAARGLLYLHEQCDPKIIHRDVKAANILLDDYCEAVVGDFGLAKLLDHRDSHVTTAVRGTVGHIAPEYLSTGQSSEKTDVFGFGVLLLELITGLRALEFGKAANQKSAMLDWVREVHREKLDMIVDKDLRNSYDQGELEEMVHVALLCTQYLPGDRPKMSDVVRMLEADGFAERREVSHGVAARKIEVSEFSSERYSDLTDDSSLLIQATELSGPR; translated from the exons ATGGGCTGCTCTGTGGAGCGAGTGAGCTCATCAATGGGAACAAAGAAGGGAAGGGCTGTGCTCCATTGGGTGGTCTTCTTCTGGACCTTGGGCTTTGCATCTGCTTTGCTTTCCCCTAAAGGTGTTAACTTTGAAG TGCAAGCTCTAATGGACATAAAAGCATCACTCAAGGATCCTCATGGTGTTCTTGGGAATTGGGACAGGGACTCTGTTGATCCATGCAGCTGGAGTATGGTCTCATGCTCACCTGAAAACCTGGTCATTGGCCT AGAAACTCCAAGCCAGAATATGTCTGGAACACTTTCTCCAAGCATTGGCAACTTGACAAATCTTGAGTTTGT GCTCCTGCAGAATAACTACATCTCAGGATCAATACCACCAGAAATTGGGAAGCTTTCCAAGCTCCACAAGCTTGACCTCTCCAGCAACCACTTCCATGGTGAAATCCCTGCTTCACTGGGACACCTGAAGGGTCTTCAGTACCT AAGGCTAAATAATAACAGTCTCTCTGGAGCATTTCCTCTGGCTTTGGCAAGTATCACTGAACTCACTTTCCT GGATTTGTCTTTCAACAATTTTAGTGGCCCTATACCAAGGTTTTCTGCCAGGACATTTAG CATTGTTGGAAATCCTTTAATTTGTCCAACTGGTTCAGAGCAAGAATGCTTTAACACAGTGCCAGTTCCTGTGCCAGTCTCCTTCAACATAAATAATACTCACG ACCAACACAATGAAGGATTATGCCTTGGAAATCTGAAAAGATTCCATTTTAGGGAGCTTCAAATTGCAACCAATAATTTCAGCAGCAAAAACATACTGGGAAAAGGCGGGTTTGGAAATGTCTACAAGGGGAAGCTGCAAGATGGAACCTTAGTGGCTGTCAAAAGGCTCAAAGATGGAAATGCTGCAGGTGGAGAGATACAGTTCCAAACTGAAGTTGAGATGATAAGCTTAGCAGTGCACAGAAACCTCCTTAAGCTATGGGGTTACTGCATGACTGCTACAGAGAGGCTTCTTGTTTATCCATACATGTCCAATGGAAGTGTTGCTTCTCGACTCAAAG CAAAACCAACACTGGACTGGAGTACAAGAAAAAGAATTGCTCTCGGAGCTGCAAGAGGCCTTCTCTATCTGCACGAGCAGTGTGATCCTAAGATCATCCATAGAGATGTAAAGGCTGCCAACATCTTGCTTGATGACTACTGCGAGGCCGTAGTAGGAGACTTTGGCCTGGCAAAGCTTCTGGATCACAGGGACTCTCATGTCACAACAGCTGTTCGAGGAACCGTGGGGCACATCGCCCCGGAGTATCTATCGACGGGGCAGTCCTCCGAGAAAACTGATGTCTTTGGCTTCGGAGTTCTCCTCCTCGAACTCATTACTGGCTTGAGAGCTCTGGAGTTTGGAAAGGCAGCAAACCAGAAAAGTGCCATGCTTGACTGG GTAAGAGAAGTCCACAGAGAGAAGCTTGATATGATTGTGGACAAGGATCTGAGGAACAGCTACGACCAGGGTGAGCTTGAGGAGATGGTCCACGTAGCTCTCTTGTGCACACAGTATCTCCCGGGCGACAGGCCTAAAATGTCTGACGTGGTCCGGATGCTTGAAGCTGATGGCTTCGCGGAGAGAAGGGAAGTCTCCCATGGAGTTGCTGCTCGCAAAATCGAGGTGTCTGAGTTCTCCTCAGAGCGCTATTCCGACCTAACTGATGACTCCTCATTGCTGATCCAAGCAACGGAGCTCTCTGGTCCAAGATGA
- the LOC135633786 gene encoding protein NSP-INTERACTING KINASE 1-like isoform X1, translating into MGCSVERVSSSMGTKKGRAVLHWVVFFWTLGFASALLSPKGVNFEVQALMDIKASLKDPHGVLGNWDRDSVDPCSWSMVSCSPENLVIGLETPSQNMSGTLSPSIGNLTNLEFVLLQNNYISGSIPPEIGKLSKLHKLDLSSNHFHGEIPASLGHLKGLQYLRLNNNSLSGAFPLALASITELTFLDLSFNNFSGPIPRFSARTFSIVGNPLICPTGSEQECFNTVPVPVPVSFNINNTHGVPTARRPKSHKVIAFVSCLGCICAVSLAFGFFLWWRERHNQQILFDVNDQHNEGLCLGNLKRFHFRELQIATNNFSSKNILGKGGFGNVYKGKLQDGTLVAVKRLKDGNAAGGEIQFQTEVEMISLAVHRNLLKLWGYCMTATERLLVYPYMSNGSVASRLKAKPTLDWSTRKRIALGAARGLLYLHEQCDPKIIHRDVKAANILLDDYCEAVVGDFGLAKLLDHRDSHVTTAVRGTVGHIAPEYLSTGQSSEKTDVFGFGVLLLELITGLRALEFGKAANQKSAMLDWVREVHREKLDMIVDKDLRNSYDQGELEEMVHVALLCTQYLPGDRPKMSDVVRMLEADGFAERREVSHGVAARKIEVSEFSSERYSDLTDDSSLLIQATELSGPR; encoded by the exons ATGGGCTGCTCTGTGGAGCGAGTGAGCTCATCAATGGGAACAAAGAAGGGAAGGGCTGTGCTCCATTGGGTGGTCTTCTTCTGGACCTTGGGCTTTGCATCTGCTTTGCTTTCCCCTAAAGGTGTTAACTTTGAAG TGCAAGCTCTAATGGACATAAAAGCATCACTCAAGGATCCTCATGGTGTTCTTGGGAATTGGGACAGGGACTCTGTTGATCCATGCAGCTGGAGTATGGTCTCATGCTCACCTGAAAACCTGGTCATTGGCCT AGAAACTCCAAGCCAGAATATGTCTGGAACACTTTCTCCAAGCATTGGCAACTTGACAAATCTTGAGTTTGT GCTCCTGCAGAATAACTACATCTCAGGATCAATACCACCAGAAATTGGGAAGCTTTCCAAGCTCCACAAGCTTGACCTCTCCAGCAACCACTTCCATGGTGAAATCCCTGCTTCACTGGGACACCTGAAGGGTCTTCAGTACCT AAGGCTAAATAATAACAGTCTCTCTGGAGCATTTCCTCTGGCTTTGGCAAGTATCACTGAACTCACTTTCCT GGATTTGTCTTTCAACAATTTTAGTGGCCCTATACCAAGGTTTTCTGCCAGGACATTTAG CATTGTTGGAAATCCTTTAATTTGTCCAACTGGTTCAGAGCAAGAATGCTTTAACACAGTGCCAGTTCCTGTGCCAGTCTCCTTCAACATAAATAATACTCACG gTGTTCCAACTGCAAGAAGGCCAAAAAGTCACAAAGTTATTGCATTTGTGTCTTGCCTTGGATGTATATGTGCTGTTAGCCTTGCCTTTGGTTTTTTTCTTTGGTGGAGGGAAAGGCATAATCAACAAATATTGTTCGATGTCAATG ACCAACACAATGAAGGATTATGCCTTGGAAATCTGAAAAGATTCCATTTTAGGGAGCTTCAAATTGCAACCAATAATTTCAGCAGCAAAAACATACTGGGAAAAGGCGGGTTTGGAAATGTCTACAAGGGGAAGCTGCAAGATGGAACCTTAGTGGCTGTCAAAAGGCTCAAAGATGGAAATGCTGCAGGTGGAGAGATACAGTTCCAAACTGAAGTTGAGATGATAAGCTTAGCAGTGCACAGAAACCTCCTTAAGCTATGGGGTTACTGCATGACTGCTACAGAGAGGCTTCTTGTTTATCCATACATGTCCAATGGAAGTGTTGCTTCTCGACTCAAAG CAAAACCAACACTGGACTGGAGTACAAGAAAAAGAATTGCTCTCGGAGCTGCAAGAGGCCTTCTCTATCTGCACGAGCAGTGTGATCCTAAGATCATCCATAGAGATGTAAAGGCTGCCAACATCTTGCTTGATGACTACTGCGAGGCCGTAGTAGGAGACTTTGGCCTGGCAAAGCTTCTGGATCACAGGGACTCTCATGTCACAACAGCTGTTCGAGGAACCGTGGGGCACATCGCCCCGGAGTATCTATCGACGGGGCAGTCCTCCGAGAAAACTGATGTCTTTGGCTTCGGAGTTCTCCTCCTCGAACTCATTACTGGCTTGAGAGCTCTGGAGTTTGGAAAGGCAGCAAACCAGAAAAGTGCCATGCTTGACTGG GTAAGAGAAGTCCACAGAGAGAAGCTTGATATGATTGTGGACAAGGATCTGAGGAACAGCTACGACCAGGGTGAGCTTGAGGAGATGGTCCACGTAGCTCTCTTGTGCACACAGTATCTCCCGGGCGACAGGCCTAAAATGTCTGACGTGGTCCGGATGCTTGAAGCTGATGGCTTCGCGGAGAGAAGGGAAGTCTCCCATGGAGTTGCTGCTCGCAAAATCGAGGTGTCTGAGTTCTCCTCAGAGCGCTATTCCGACCTAACTGATGACTCCTCATTGCTGATCCAAGCAACGGAGCTCTCTGGTCCAAGATGA